A genomic region of Phragmites australis chromosome 2, lpPhrAust1.1, whole genome shotgun sequence contains the following coding sequences:
- the LOC133909619 gene encoding uncharacterized protein LOC133909619 has protein sequence MAAAAPASSSSSSTGFVGVPNTLPLDQAAASGGGDRAADFGVCAICLDKIALQETALVKGCDHAYCVTCILRWASYKQTPVCPQCKHPFEFLSVHRSLDGCIHDYLFEESVCLLLRAAWFEPLIIEAHEEVLEEEFYHQYQYDDDEDDLDEETYYMSRSQSVRIGNRRWGDNGYIRGGRREARPRQAQNDSDAGPSSTPKKTETSASGSGSGSVSKDVAGRRAKRAQKRQAADKAAAEKHLKHLQRLGLRKAPEVPAEIGPQVTE, from the exons atggccgccgccgcccccgcttcgtcctcctcctcctccaccggttTCGTCGGCGTCCCCAACACTCTCCCCCTCGACCAG GCGGCGGCGTCAGGTGGTGGCGACCGGGCGGCGGATTTCGGGGTGTGCGCGATTTGCCTGGACAAGATCGCTCTCCAGGAGACGGCCCTTGTGAAGGGATGCGACCACGCCTACTG CGTTACATGCATTCTGAGGTGGGCATCCTACAAGCAGACCCCTGTATGCCCACAATGCAAGCATCCATTTGAATTCCTCAGTGTGCACCGCTCTCTCGATGGCTG TATTCATGACTACCTGTTTGAGGAAAGTGTTTGCCTTCTCCTGAGGGCTGCTTGGTTTGAACCTTTGATCATAGAGGCTCATGAGGAGGTTCTGGAAGAAGAATTTTACCACCAGTACCAATatgacgatgatgaagatgatcttgATGAGGAAACTTATTACATGAGCAGGTCCCAGAGCGTTCGAATTGGTAACAGGAGGTGGGGTGACAATGGGTACATCAGAGGAGGCAGGAGAGAGGCGAGGCCCCGTCAGGCCCAGAATGACTCTGATGCTGGTCCATCCAGCACCCCTAAGAAAACAGAGACATCGGCATCGGGGTCAGGGTCAGGGTCAGTATCCAAGGATGTCGCAGGAAGGCGGGCAAAAAGGGCTCAGAAGCGACAAGCTGCAGACAAGGCAGCTGCGGAAAAGCACCTGAAGCACCTGCAGAGGTTGGGACTCAGGAAAGCACCTGAAGTGCCTGCAGAGATTGGGCCTCAAGTGACTGAGTGA
- the LOC133909620 gene encoding protein LATERAL ROOT PRIMORDIUM 1-like produces MRQAAALNYGMTDVGMVVVAPAASFHHTHHHHHHHEATAAAAAADPIFPLLSAGPCVLDPDTVKSGSGAPVSSAIQFWQSQPPPQQPSSAAGANPNPSVSPFAYLKKPLPMLDTGGGSSGSGAATCQDCGNQAKKDCSHNRCRTCCKSRGFDCSTHVKSTWVPAARRRERQQLAGSGSASSSPATASAAAVASASGSKKARLLSSQTTTSHTSTSNATTPRSFDTTSSHQDASFKDNLPRQVRAPAVFKCVRVTSIDDGEDEYAYQAMVTINGHVFKGFLYDHGVDDGRHASTNNDDSTAGVPNFSELHLGGPSASGPGASAAREGSSSMVPMELYGGGGGQHILGGSTYGNTMN; encoded by the exons ATGCGCCAGGCCGCCGCGTTGAACTACGGGATGACCGACGTCGGGATGGTCGTCGTTGCGCCCGCGGCCTCCTTCCACCAcacgcaccaccaccaccaccaccacgaggccacagcggcggcggcggcggccgaccCCATCTTCCCGCTGCTCTCCGCCGGCCCCTGCGTACTTGATCCGGACACGGTCAAGTCGGGTTCAGGGGCACCGGTAAGCAGCGCCATCCAGTTCTGGCAgtcgcagccgccgccgcagcagccgtcgtcggcagcAGGtgctaaccctaaccctagcgtcAGCCCCTTCGCCTACCTCAAGAAGCCCCTCCCGATGCTGGACACCGGCGGCGGGTCGTCCGGCTCCGGCGCGGCCACGTGCCAGGACTGCGGCAACCAAGCGAAGAAGGACTGCAGCCACAATCGGTGCCGCACCTGCTGCAAGAGCCGCGGCTTCGACTGCTCCACCCACGTCAAGAGCACTTGGGTCCCCGCCGCCCGCCGACGTGAGCGCCAGCAGCTCGCGGGCTCCGGCTCCGCCTCATCCTCCCCCGCCACTGCCTCCGCAGCGGCCGTCGCGTCCGCCTCGGGCTCGAAAAAGGCCCGCCTCCTCTCGTCGCAGACCACCACATCACACACATCCACCTCCAACGCCACCACTCCCCGAAGCTTCGACACCACCTCCAGCCACCAGG ACGCGTCGTTCAAGGACAACCTCCCGAGGCAGGTGCGCGCACCGGCGGTGTTCAAGTGCGTGCGCGTGACGTCCATTGACGACGGCGAGGACGAATACGCGTACCAAGCCATGGTGACCATCAACGGTCACGTGTTCAAGGGGTTCCTGTACGACCACGGCGTCGACGACGGCCGTCACGCGTCCACCAACAATGACGATTCGACCGCGGGGGTGCCCAACTTCTCCGAGCTCCACCTTGGTGGACCGTCTGCTTCCGGCCCCGGTGCCAGCGCCGCGAGAGAAGGCAGCTCCTCGATGGTGCCCATGGAGCTatacggaggaggaggaggccagcacATTCTCGGCGGGTCAACTTATGGTAACACCATGAACTGA